In Macaca fascicularis isolate 582-1 chromosome X, T2T-MFA8v1.1, one DNA window encodes the following:
- the LOC123571860 gene encoding large ribosomal subunit protein eL36, translating into MALRYPMAVGLNKGHKVTKNVSKPRHSRRRGRLTKHTKFVRDMIREVCGFAPYERRAMELLKVSKDKRALKFIKKRVGTHIRAKRKREELSNVLAAMRKAAAKKD; encoded by the coding sequence ATGGCTCTACGCTACCCTATGGCCGTGGGCCTCAACAAGGGCCACAAGGTGACCAAGAACGTGAGCAAGCCCAGGCACAGCCGCCGCCGCGGGCGTCTGACGAAACACACCAAGTTCGTGCGGGACATGATTCGGGAGGTGTGTGGCTTTGCCCCGTACGAGCGGCGCGCCATGGAGTTACTGAAGGTCTCCAAGGACAAACGGGCCCTCAAGTTTATCAAGAAAAGGGTGGGGACGCACATCCGCGCCAAGAGGAAGCGGGAGGAGCTGAGCAACGTATTGGCCGCTATGAGGAAAGCTGCTGCCAAGAAAGACTGA